CAGGTCAACACCGATTCCGGTGAAGCCGCCTACCGCGCCTGTGACCGTCAAGAACACCACCATCACGTGGTTTGCCGTTCTTGCGGTACGGCGGTGGAGGTTTTGGCCGATGACGTAGAAGCTTGGGCCGAGCGCGTCGCCGTTCAGGCCGGATACCGCCAAGTCGAACACACCGTCGAGATCACCGGGCTGTGCCCCACCTGCCCATGACCCGCCCCTTCACACCAGTCCAGGCTTTCGCAGCACCACTCTTTACCGCCAGTTCAGGCTTTCGCAGCACCAGTCTTTACCGCCAGTTCAGGCTTTCGCAGCACTCAACAAACTGCTGGGCTTCGACTGCGCGCTAGGCCATCATGCCAAACCCCAACTCGCGGATCTGGGCCAGTGACCAGCCCCTTCACGCGAGTCCAGGCTTTTGCAGCAGCCTCAGGCTTTGCCGTAGCGCCGGCTCCGGCCGGCGTAGGTCTCGATTGCCTGCCAAAGGTCGCGCCGGTCGACCGCCGGCCACAAGACATCGCTGAAAACCAATTCGGCATAAGCCGCCTGCCAAAGCAAGAAGTTGGACAAGCGCTGTTCGCCACTGGTGCGCCAAAACAAATCGACATCCGGCAACTCCGGCTGATTCAAGTGTCTGGCAAAAGAAGCCTCGGTGATGCGCTGAGGTGAGCTACCGGCATCGGCCACCTGGGTCGCCAAGGCCTGGGCAGCCTCCACCAACTCGGCCCGCCCGCCGTAGTTGACGCATAAGGTCAAGGTCAGGCCCTTGTTGCGCCTGGTCAACTCCTCAGCCGCGGTCAGTTCGCGGATGACCGAGCGCCACAGCCGCCGCTCTGAGCCCGCCCAGAGCACTCTTACCCCCCACGAATGGAACAGGTCACGGCGCCGGCGCAGCACCTGGCGCGAATACCCCATGAGAAAGCGGACCTCGTCCGGCGAGCGCCGCCAGTTTTCGGTCGAAAAGGCGTAGACCGACAGGCACCTGACGCCGGCCTCGATCGCCCCGGCCACCACCTCGACCAGGGCTTCTTCGCCAGCGCGGTGGCCCTCGGTGCGTGGCAAACCCCGCTCGGCGGCCCAACGGCCATTGCCGTCCATGACCACCGCCACATGCCGCGGCACCAACTCCGGCGGCAGCTGCGGGGCGGCCGCTCCAGAAGCGTGGGCTGGAGGTGAGACGGGCATGGTTCACCGTAGCGCACGGCCGATGCCGCCTCTCGCCTCGGGAGGTCAAGCTAGGTGCTGCCAAGGCTCGGACTCGCTGTGTTAGGCCTGGCCAGCCCCCCCTGTTCGCGAGTCCGAGGTTTCGCAGCATGGCGCCATGCCAAAGCCTGAACTCGCTGAATTGGTTGTCATGACAAGGCTCGGACTCGCTGTGTTAGGCCTGGTCAGGGGCGTTCGACTAGGCGCAGAGCCTTGATGGCGCGTTCGATATGCCACTGCACAAAGGCCGCCACCATGCCGGGGGCTTGAGCCAGCGCGGTAGAGCTGGCCGTCTCGACCAGGGGCCAGTCACCGCTCAGCAGCGCCCCAAGCAGTTCGACTGTCTCGGCGACCGGCGCCGTGGAGCCAGCTGGGCGACAGTTGTCGCAAACCATGCCGCCGGCCGAAGGAGAAAAGAACTTGTGCGGACCTGGCGCCGAACAGGTCGCGCATTGGTCAAAGGATGGGGCGTAGCCAGCCAAGGCCAGAGACCTGAGCAGGAAGGAATCAAGCACCAGGGCGGACCGGTACTGACCGCGAGCGAGGGCCCCAAAAGCCCCGGTAGTGAGCCAGAACAGCGGCGTGGCCGGGTCGCGCTCAATGGGCGTTAGCTTTTCGGCCGTTTCGGCGATGGCAGAGGCCGCCGTGAAGGCAGGATAGTCGCGGCAGATCGGCCCGGCGTAGGCCGTCACGGTCTGAGCTTGTGTAACGGTGTCGAGGTTTCGGCCGCGGTGGAGTTGTAGATCAACGTACATGAACGGCTCCAGGCGACCACCGAAGCGAGAACCGGTCCGCCTGACCCCCTTGGCGACCGCCCGGACCTTGCCGTGATGCCTGGTCAACAGCGAAATGATGCGGTCGGCTTCACCGAGATTGTGGGTTCGCAACACCACGGCCGTGTCTCGGTAAGTCACCACCCGACCATTGTGGCAGCGACGTTCCAGGAACCTGGTGCCAAACCCTGGACTCGCGTGTTGCACAGGTGGTGTCAAACCCTGGACTCGCGTGTTGCACGGGTGGTGTCAAACCCTGGACTCGCGTGTTGCACGGGTGGTGTCAAACCCTGGACTCGCGCGAAAACGTGTCTGGTGGTGGCCGGCCAGGAAGACTGGCTCTACCTACGGTGGCGTAGGTGAAATTGGTAGACTGGGGGCCGGTAGTCATGCCCGTCAGCCGCAGTCGACGGGGATTGTCCACCTGCGCCCTGGCCAAGCTTCGAACACTGACGGCAGATCTGGAGTACCGCGACACTCATGGACACTATTTCCATTCCCCCAACCCAGGATCCAGACCCGGCTTGGAGCGTTTCGACCATGCTGTTGCACCGACTAGAGCGCGACCCGGACGGCACCTTGGTAGAACGAATTCAGCCGGATGGCAGCTGGTCGCCCGTCTCCACCAAGCAGTTCAACGACGAGGTCATCGCCGTGGCTAGGGGCATGGTTGCGCTTGGTATTGGCGTTGGCGACCGGGTTGGCATAATGGCCCGCACCTCGTATGAATGGACGCTGATCGATTACGCTATTTGGGCCGCCGGCGCGGTCTCGGTGCCAATCTACGAGACCAGCTCGGTCAACCAGGTCCAATGGATCATGGCTGACTCAGGCCTGACAGCGGTCTTTGTCGAGGCTGAAGCCATGGCCCTCAAGGTCGAGGCGGCCAGG
Above is a window of Micrococcales bacterium DNA encoding:
- the recO gene encoding DNA repair protein RecO, which gives rise to MVTYRDTAVVLRTHNLGEADRIISLLTRHHGKVRAVAKGVRRTGSRFGGRLEPFMYVDLQLHRGRNLDTVTQAQTVTAYAGPICRDYPAFTAASAIAETAEKLTPIERDPATPLFWLTTGAFGALARGQYRSALVLDSFLLRSLALAGYAPSFDQCATCSAPGPHKFFSPSAGGMVCDNCRPAGSTAPVAETVELLGALLSGDWPLVETASSTALAQAPGMVAAFVQWHIERAIKALRLVERP
- a CDS encoding transcriptional repressor, whose translation is MTTRRRTWQRQAILDALAASESFVSAQGLHAQLAAQGRTISLATIYRNLQDLVATGQLDQVNTDSGEAAYRACDRQEHHHHVVCRSCGTAVEVLADDVEAWAERVAVQAGYRQVEHTVEITGLCPTCP
- a CDS encoding isoprenyl transferase — protein: MPVSPPAHASGAAAPQLPPELVPRHVAVVMDGNGRWAAERGLPRTEGHRAGEEALVEVVAGAIEAGVRCLSVYAFSTENWRRSPDEVRFLMGYSRQVLRRRRDLFHSWGVRVLWAGSERRLWRSVIRELTAAEELTRRNKGLTLTLCVNYGGRAELVEAAQALATQVADAGSSPQRITEASFARHLNQPELPDVDLFWRTSGEQRLSNFLLWQAAYAELVFSDVLWPAVDRRDLWQAIETYAGRSRRYGKA